One genomic segment of Capricornis sumatraensis isolate serow.1 chromosome X, serow.2, whole genome shotgun sequence includes these proteins:
- the LOC138070752 gene encoding melanoma-associated antigen 10-like, giving the protein MSELSKPEEDLQEPGEAQGPGAVQLLAAEVGEAPSDVASYPPASCSTPVAPLPREILNEMMANLMKFLLLKYRAKKLTSLAEMLNNVFRDNQEHFPVVFSQALEYLQLVFGVEVKEVDPTEHIYVMVPTLGLTCDEMLSDGQGLPKAGLLVLVLSVIMCSGDPAPEEAVWGALSRMRMYVGSEHCVFGEPRELLTQVWVGGGYLEYRQVPDSDPARYEFLWGPRAYAETSKEQVMAFVLRVRQRALRAFPLLSAEAVGEEE; this is encoded by the coding sequence ATGAGTGAACTCAGCAAACCCGAGGAAGACCTTCAGGAGCCAGGAGAGGCCCAGGGCCCTGGAGCGGTGCAGCTCTTGGCGGCTGAGGTGGGGGAGGCCCCATCTGACGTGGCCTCCTACCCCCCAGCATCCTGCTCCACTCCTGTGGCGCCCTTGCCCCgagaaattctgaatgagatgatgGCTAACCTTATGAAGTTTCTGCTCCTCAAGTATCGAGCCAAGAAGCTGACCTCCCTGGCAGAAATGCTGAATAATGTCTTCAGGGATAACCAGGAGCACTTCCCGGTGGTCTTCAGTCAAGCCTTAGAGTACCTGCAGCTGGTCTTtggtgtggaggtgaaggaggtggaTCCCACAGAGCACATCTACGTCATGGTCCCCACCCTGGGCCTCACCTGTGATGAGATGCTGAGCGAtgggcagggcctgcccaaggccggcctcctggtgctggtcctcaGCGTGATCATGTGTAGTGGAGACCCGGCCCCTGAGGAGGCAGTCTggggagcactcagcaggatgAGGATGTATGTTGGGAGCGAGCACTGtgtctttggggagcccagggagctgctgacccaagtgtgggtgggtggggggtacCTGGAGTACCGGCAGGTGCCTGACAGTGACCCTGCTCGCtacgagttcctgtggggtccccgggcctatgcggagaccagcaaaGAGCAAGTCATGGCATTTGTGCTCAGGGTCagacaaagggctttgagggccttcccactcCTGTCTGCAGAGGCTGTGGGGGAGGAGGAATAG